In Arthrobacter sp. MN05-02, one genomic interval encodes:
- a CDS encoding amino acid permease: MSTSAEHVSDAPTATGEPELKRVLGPKLLLLFIVGDILGAGVYAVTGTMAGTVGGLVWLPFLLAFIVATLTAFSYLELVTQYPQAAGAALYTHKAFGIHFVTFLVAFAVVCSGITSAATSANVLAQNFFGGLEINGWLDMPGQGVITAVALGFMLLLAVINLRGVGESVKFNVVLTLIEVAALCIVIGVGFLAMAQGNGNIGEIFVFTDYQDKGMFLAVTAATSIAFFAMVGFEDSVNMVEETQNPERIFPRTMLTGLGIAVIFYMLVAISVVTVLSPTELEGIREAEGAALLEVVHKGSPDFPIDRIFPFLAVFAVANTALINMLMASRLIYGMARQDVLPRPLAKVLPVRCTPWAGIAFSTVLALGLILYVTSDPDSNIVANLSGTTAFLLLCVFTIVNVACVVLRRKRDVNRKVFFTSPGPLPIVAALLCAFLAGPWVGRDVVQYRIAGSLMAIGVVLWLVTWLINRRTNTEAGDPTAVDG; this comes from the coding sequence ATGAGTACTTCTGCCGAGCACGTGTCCGACGCACCCACCGCCACCGGTGAACCGGAGCTGAAGCGGGTCCTCGGGCCCAAACTGCTTCTCCTGTTCATCGTGGGAGACATCCTCGGAGCAGGCGTCTACGCCGTGACGGGCACCATGGCCGGCACCGTCGGCGGCCTGGTCTGGCTGCCGTTCCTGCTCGCCTTCATCGTCGCGACGCTGACCGCTTTCTCCTACCTCGAACTCGTCACCCAGTACCCCCAGGCCGCGGGAGCCGCGCTCTACACCCACAAGGCGTTCGGCATCCACTTCGTCACCTTCCTGGTGGCGTTCGCCGTCGTCTGTTCGGGCATCACCAGCGCTGCCACGTCGGCCAACGTGCTCGCGCAGAACTTCTTCGGCGGACTCGAGATCAACGGCTGGCTGGACATGCCGGGTCAGGGCGTGATCACCGCCGTCGCGCTGGGGTTCATGCTGCTGCTGGCCGTGATCAACCTGCGCGGGGTCGGCGAGAGCGTCAAGTTCAACGTCGTGCTGACCCTCATCGAGGTGGCCGCCCTGTGCATCGTGATCGGTGTCGGGTTCCTCGCAATGGCGCAGGGCAACGGCAACATCGGCGAGATCTTCGTCTTCACCGACTACCAGGACAAGGGCATGTTCCTCGCGGTGACGGCCGCTACGTCCATCGCGTTCTTCGCCATGGTGGGCTTCGAGGACTCCGTGAACATGGTCGAGGAGACCCAGAACCCCGAGCGCATCTTCCCCCGCACCATGCTGACCGGCCTGGGGATCGCCGTCATCTTCTACATGCTGGTCGCGATCTCCGTGGTCACGGTGCTCAGCCCCACCGAACTGGAGGGCATCCGGGAGGCCGAGGGCGCGGCCCTGCTCGAAGTGGTGCACAAGGGGTCGCCCGATTTCCCCATCGACAGGATCTTCCCCTTCCTCGCGGTCTTCGCCGTCGCGAACACGGCCCTGATCAACATGCTCATGGCGAGCCGCCTGATCTACGGGATGGCACGGCAGGACGTCCTGCCCCGTCCGCTCGCCAAGGTCCTGCCGGTGCGCTGCACGCCCTGGGCCGGTATCGCTTTCTCGACCGTCCTGGCCCTCGGCCTGATCCTCTACGTGACCAGCGATCCCGACAGCAACATCGTCGCGAACCTCTCGGGCACCACGGCGTTCCTGCTCCTGTGCGTGTTCACCATCGTGAACGTGGCCTGTGTGGTCCTGCGCCGCAAGCGGGACGTCAACCGGAAGGTGTTCTTCACGTCCCCGGGTCCGCTTCCCATCGTGGCAGCCCTCCTGTGTGCCTTCCTCGCCGGCCCATGGGTGGGGCGCGACGTCGTCCAGTACCGGATCGCCGGCAGCCTCATGGCGATCGGCGTCGTGCTCTGGCTCGTGACCTGGCTGATCAACCGCAGGACCAACACCGAAGCAGGTGACCCGACAGCGGTCGACGGCTGA
- a CDS encoding glyoxalase produces MATNVFINLPVSDLARSKEFYTSFGWTLDPNFSNDDAGAIIVSDTIYVMILGHHHWAQFTDKPVADTRTTSAVINALSVEDPAEIDILVDQAIAAGATEGKAQDLGFMRSRSFADPDGHAWEIMWMDPIARTGDWGAVQAKYGEQQPA; encoded by the coding sequence ATGGCCACGAACGTCTTCATCAACCTCCCCGTCAGCGACCTCGCCCGGTCCAAGGAGTTCTACACGAGCTTCGGCTGGACGCTCGACCCCAACTTCTCCAACGACGACGCCGGTGCCATCATCGTCAGCGACACCATCTACGTCATGATCCTCGGGCACCATCACTGGGCGCAGTTCACGGACAAGCCCGTCGCCGACACCCGTACCACCTCCGCCGTCATCAACGCCCTCAGCGTCGAGGATCCCGCCGAGATCGACATCCTGGTGGACCAGGCCATCGCGGCCGGCGCCACCGAGGGCAAGGCCCAGGATCTCGGGTTCATGCGCTCGCGCTCCTTCGCCGACCCGGACGGCCACGCCTGGGAGATCATGTGGATGGACCCCATCGCCCGGACCGGCGACTGGGGAGCCGTGCAGGCCAAGTACGGGGAGCAGCAGCCCGCATGA
- a CDS encoding hypothetical protein (possible pseudo due to frameshift), translating to MTTNFMVAAHIRNQDYWTWAPQMDVIANDHYLDHRLDAPLAELAFAADTTRGLAQGRPWLLMEHSTGAVNWQPRNIAKGPGEMLRNSLAHLARGADGLCFFQWRASLQGSEKFHSAMVPHAGTDSQIWRDVVELGSSLGKLRELAGTTVHAEVAFVFSWEAWWAHTTRTRIRPATCGTSSRSMPRTGRSGMPASPSTSCLPARTSPPTGSWWSRTSTWSATSTRP from the coding sequence GTGACCACCAACTTCATGGTCGCGGCGCACATCCGCAACCAGGACTACTGGACGTGGGCGCCGCAGATGGACGTCATCGCCAACGACCACTACCTCGACCACCGCCTCGACGCACCGCTCGCCGAGCTGGCCTTCGCCGCAGATACCACGCGCGGGCTCGCGCAGGGCCGGCCCTGGCTGCTCATGGAGCACTCCACCGGGGCCGTGAACTGGCAGCCGCGGAACATCGCCAAGGGCCCCGGCGAGATGCTCCGCAACTCACTCGCCCACCTCGCCCGCGGAGCCGACGGCCTGTGCTTCTTCCAGTGGCGGGCCTCCCTGCAGGGCAGCGAGAAGTTCCACTCCGCGATGGTGCCGCACGCAGGCACCGATTCACAGATCTGGCGCGACGTCGTCGAACTCGGCTCTTCGCTCGGGAAGCTGCGCGAGCTCGCGGGCACCACCGTGCACGCCGAGGTGGCGTTCGTCTTCAGCTGGGAGGCCTGGTGGGCCCACACGACCAGGACTCGCATCCGTCCGGCGACGTGCGGTACATCGAGCAGATCCATGCCGCGTACAGGGCGCTCTGGGATGCCGGCATCACCGTCGACGTCGTGTCTCCCGGCGCGGACCTCTCCGCCTACCGGCTCGTGGTGGTCCCGAACCTCTACCTGGTCCGCGACGAGCACGCGGCCGTGA
- a CDS encoding hypothetical protein (possible pseudo due to frameshift), whose amino-acid sequence MSPGADLSAYRLVVVPNLYLVRDEHAAVISDFVKDGGSAFVTFFSGIVDENERVRPGGYPGAFRDLLGVRSEEFFPLDPGHPLTLDNGSPASLWSEALRLTTAEPVLSYATGHHLGAPAVTRNRFGRGEAWYAGTVLDGSVLKDLLMRAAVTAGVRLTEAQSGLEAVTRRGDGHDYLFLINHSAEDRKHRVRGLELLTSEAVADVVVVPAGAVRVVRTTPARPDTDGSSQSRKDAGNDSH is encoded by the coding sequence GTGTCTCCCGGCGCGGACCTCTCCGCCTACCGGCTCGTGGTGGTCCCGAACCTCTACCTGGTCCGCGACGAGCACGCGGCCGTGATCAGCGACTTCGTGAAGGACGGCGGCTCTGCCTTCGTCACCTTCTTCAGCGGGATCGTCGACGAGAACGAGCGGGTGCGGCCGGGTGGCTATCCCGGAGCTTTCCGTGATCTGCTCGGCGTCCGCTCCGAGGAGTTCTTCCCCCTCGATCCGGGGCATCCGCTCACACTCGACAACGGTTCGCCCGCGTCCCTGTGGTCCGAGGCGCTGCGCCTGACCACCGCCGAGCCGGTGCTCAGCTATGCGACCGGCCATCACCTCGGCGCGCCCGCCGTCACCCGCAACCGTTTCGGCAGGGGGGAGGCCTGGTACGCGGGCACAGTGCTCGACGGCAGCGTGCTGAAGGACCTGCTGATGCGCGCCGCCGTCACCGCCGGGGTCCGGCTGACCGAGGCGCAGTCCGGCCTCGAGGCCGTGACCCGCCGCGGCGACGGACACGACTACCTCTTCCTGATCAACCACTCCGCCGAGGACCGCAAGCACCGGGTCCGCGGCCTGGAACTCCTGACCTCCGAGGCCGTGGCCGACGTCGTCGTCGTTCCCGCCGGCGCCGTCCGCGTCGTTCGCACCACCCCAGCACGTCCCGACACCGACGGCTCGTCGCAGAGCCGAAAGGATGCAGGCAATGACAGTCATTAG